The following are encoded in a window of Gossypium raimondii isolate GPD5lz chromosome 13, ASM2569854v1, whole genome shotgun sequence genomic DNA:
- the LOC105773422 gene encoding uncharacterized protein LOC105773422 isoform X3: MLTLFFISLFLILVLSALLFKFAISDGDFTLLSRRHVKREEIEDKVVWITGASRGIGEILAKQLASLGAKLILSARNETELERVRKQLTGKYAPEQVKILPLDLTSGEVTLKEAVEKAESFFPGVGVDYMIHNAAYERPKITALDVTEESLKATFNVNVFGTICLTRLLTPFMLRRGRGHFVVMSSAAGKTPAPGQAVYSASKYALNGYFHSLRSEEWKEWEGGNLKEIAIESLLCQKGIKVTVVCPGPIETSNGSGATTSGTKVSSEKRVSAERCVELTVIAASHGLKEVWISYQVGGRRVEAAAQKGNTYSLGLLFGKKKAA; the protein is encoded by the exons ATGTTGACgcttttcttcatttccttaTTTCTTATTCTCGTTCTCTCCGCTCTTCTCTTCAAGTTTGCCATTTCTGATG GAGATTTTACTTTACTATCTAGAAGGCATGTAAAGCGTGAAGAAATTGAAGATAAG GTTGTGTGGATTACTGGAGCTAGCCGTGGGATTG GAGAAATTCTTGCTAAACAATTGGCAAGTTTAGGGGCCAAACTTATTCTTTCTGCACGAAATGAAACTGAACTGGAGCGAGTTAGGAAACAACTTACTG GTAAATATGCACCTGAACAGGTAAAGATTTTGCCCCTTGATTTGACATCTGGAGAGGTTACACTCAAGGAAGCTGTAGAAAAAGCAGAATCCTTTTTTCCTGGTGTTGGTGTTGATTATATGATCCACAATGCAGCTTATGAGCGTCCT AAAATAACAGCTTTGGATGTAACAGAGGAAAGCCTTAAG GCTACATTCAATGTCAATGTATTTGGGACAATATGTCTCACACGGCTACTGACACCTTTTATGCTGAGGAGGGGAAGAGGTCACTTTGTTGTG ATGAGCAGTGCTGCTGGAAAGACACCTGCACCTGGTCAGGCGGTATACTCTGCTTCTAAATATGCTTTAAATGGATACTTTCATTCCTTGCGTTCTGAG GAGTGGAAAGAGTGGGAAGGGGGCAATTTAAAAGAGATTGCAATTGAAAGCCTG CTTTGTCAGAAAGGTATCAAGGTTACTGTTGTTTGCCCAGGGCCAATAGAAACATCAAATGGTTCTGGAGCAACTACTTCTGGAACTAAGGTTTCCTCTGAG AAGCGTGTGTCAGCTGAAAGGTGTGTCGAACTCACAGTCATTGCTGCCTCTCATGGTTTAAAGGAAGTTTGGATATCCTACCAG